One window of the Papaver somniferum cultivar HN1 unplaced genomic scaffold, ASM357369v1 unplaced-scaffold_115, whole genome shotgun sequence genome contains the following:
- the LOC113329039 gene encoding importin subunit beta-1-like, with product MAMEITQFLLAAQSPDANVRTAAEGNLKQFQEQNLPSFLVSLSVELANDQKPPESRRLAGIILKNSLDAKESGRKEQLVQQWVAIDGGVKGQIKEMLLRTLGSGVTEARHTASQVIAKIASIEIPRKEWPNLIASLLSNMTQQESPATLKQATLETLGYVCEEISHQDLAQDEVNTVLTAVVQGMTLGNHGVEVRLAATRALYNALDFAQTNFENKMERDYIMKVVCETAMAAEEDIRQAAFECLVSISSTYYEVLEEYMQTLFELTSKAVKEDAEPVALQAIEFWSSICDEEIEIQEYGGDESVHSCFIEKALTSLVPMLLETLLKQEEDQDQDDGAWNLSMSGGTCLGLVARTVGDAVVPLVMPFVQENIVKTTDWRCREAATYAFGSILEGPSEEKLSPLVNAGLEFLLNSMKDENSHVKDTTAWSLSRIFETLHSPARGFSVITPGNLPHIMAVLLESIKDVPNVAEKVCGAIYFLAQGYEDAGPSSSLLSPYLPSTISALLAATERTDTHDSRLRSSAYETLNEVVRCSNIAETANIISQLLPVIMTKLSQTMDVQILSTDDRVKQGDLQALLCGVLQVIIQKLSASDESKTVILQAADQIMMLFLKVFSCRSSTVHEEAMLAIGALAYATGSEFVKYMPEFYKYLEMGLQNHEEYQVCAISVGVVGDICRALDDKFVPFCDGIMSLLLSDLSNGVLHRSVKPPIFSCFGDIALAIGEHFEKYLAYAIPMMQKASEVCAQIDNDDEEMMDYGNQLRRGIFEAYSGVLQGMKGSKADLLLPHAGHLLQFIELVFNDKTRDESVSKAAVAVLGDLADTLGPNLKVLFSDRVFYNEFLGECMESEDDQLKETAVWTQGMIGRVLVT from the exons ATGGCAATGGAGATTACACAGTTTTTGTTGGCGGCTCAATCGCCAGATGCAAATGTAAGAACAGCTGCAGAGGGAAACTTGAAGCAGTTTCAAGAGCAGAATCTACCTAGTTTTTTGGTTTCTTTGTCGGTTGAGCTTGCAAATGATCAGAAACCTCCAGAGTCAAGAAGGTTGGCTGGTATCATTCTTAAGAATTCATTAGATGCTAAAGAGTCTGGTAGGAAGGAACAACTGGTTCAGCAATGGGTGGCAATTGATGGTGGTGTTAAGGGACAGATTAAAGAAATGTTATTGAGGACTCTAGGTTCTGGTGTGACTGAAGCAAGGCATACTGCCTCTCAGGTTATTGCGAAGATCGCTTCCATTGAGATCCCTCGCAAGGAGTGGCCAAATCTCATTGCTTCGTTATTATCTAATATGACACAGCAAGAATCGCCTGCCACATTGAAGCAGGCCACACTGGAAACTCTTGGATATGTTTGTGAGGAAATATCACATCAAGATCTTGCTCAAGATGAGGTCAACACCGTCTTAACTGCTGTTGTTCAGGGTATGACACTTGGTAATCATGGTGTTGAAGTTCGACTTGCAGCTACAAGAGCCTTGTATAATGCTCTAGATTTTGCACAGACTAACTTTGAGAACAAGATGGAGCGCGATTACATAATGAAGGTTGTCTGCGAGACTGCCATGGCTGCAGAAGAAGATATCAGACAAGCTGCATTTGAATGCCTTGTTTCCATTTCATCTACTTACTATGAAGTGCTGGAAGAGTATATGCAGACTCTGTTTGAACTTACTTCAAAGGCAGTGAAGGAGGATGCAGAACCTGTTGCCCTGCAAGCTATCGAGTTCTGGAGTTCCATCTGTGATGAAGAAATCGAGATTCAAGAGTATGGTGGGGATGAGAGTGTACATTCCTGCTTCATTGAGAAGGCCTTAACCTCGCTGGTTCCTATGTTGTTAGAGACGTTATTGAAACAGGAAGAAGATCAGGATCAGGATGATGGTGCTTGGAATCTGTCTATGTCTGGTGGGACATGCCTTGGGCTTGTTGCAAGGACTGTTGGGGATGCAGTAGTTCCTCTTGTGATGCCCTTTGTGCAGGAGAATATAGTTAAGACAACTGATTGGCGTTGTCGTGAAGCAGCCACCTATGCTTTTGGGTCTATTCTCGAAGGTCCTTCAGAAGAGAAACTCTCTCCATTGGTAAATGCTGGTTTGGAGTTTTTGCTTAATTCGATGAAGGATGAGAACAGCCATGTAAAGGATACTACAGCTTGGTCTTTAAGTAGGATATTTGAGACATTGCATTCCCCTGCTCGTGGTTTTTCTGTGATCACTCCTGGTAATCTTCCTCACATCATGGCTGTGTTGCTAGAGAGTATTAAGGATGTTCCAAACGTTGCAGAGAAAGTCTGTGGGGCAATTTACTTTCTTGCCCAAGGATATGAGGATGCTGGTCCAAGTTCCTCTCTCCTCTCACCTTATCTTCCAAGCACAATATCTGCCCTGCTTGCTGCAACAGAGAGAACTGATACCCATGATTCTAGGCTTAGGTCTTCTGCATATGAGACCCTCAATGAGGTTGTTAGATGTTCCAATATTGCGGAGACAGCAAACATCATTTCTCAGCTGTTACCTGTTATTATGACCAAGTTGTCCCAGACTATGGATGTACAGATCCTATCAACAGATGATAGAGTAAAGCAGGGAGATTTACAAGCTCTGCTCTGCGGTGTTCTTCAGGTGATCATCCAGAAATTAAGTGCTTCAGATGAGAGCAAGACTGTTATTCTTCAGGCAGCAGATCAAATTATGATGTTATTCCTCAAAGTGTTTAGTTGCCGCAGCTCTACAGTACATGAAGAAGCTATGCTTGCTATTGGGGCATTGGCTTATGCTACAGGTTCTGAATTTGTCAAATACATGCCAGAATTCTACAAGTACTTGGAGATGGGTTTGCAGAATCATGAGGAGTATCAGGTCTGCGCCATATCTGTTGGTGTCGTAGGTGATATTTGCCGTGCTTTGGATGACAAGTTTGTTCCATTTTGTGATGGGATCATGTCCCTTCTTCTTAGTGACTTGTCAAATGGTGTTCTTCATCGATCTGTGAAGCCTCCAATTTTTTCATGCTTTGGAGATATTGCTCTTGCAATAGGCGAGCACTTTGAGAAGTACCTCGCCTACGCAATCCCAATGATGCAGAAAGCCTCTGAGGTTTGTGCTCAGATAGACAATGATGATGAGGAGATGATGGATTATGGGAATCAACTGAGGCGTGGTATCTTTGAAGCTTACTCGGGTGTCCTCCAGGGTATGAAGGGTTCAAAAGCAGATCTTTTGTTGCCACATGCTGGTCATCTCTTGCAATTTATTGAATTGGTGTTCAATGATAAGACAAG GGATGAAAGTGTTTCTAAAGCTGCTGTAGCGGTGTTGGGTGATCTAGCTGACACACTGGGTCCAAATCTGAAGGTATTGTTCAGTGACAGAGTCTTTTATAATGAGTTTTTAGGAGAGTGTATGGAGTCAGAAGATGATCAGCTCAAGGAAACAGCAGTTTGGACACAGGGAATGATAGGACGTGTTCTGGTAACTTAA